A genomic stretch from Pararhizobium sp. IMCC21322 includes:
- a CDS encoding YeeE/YedE family protein: MFDLLENLRETYETATLVVFAAFGLGILFGIIAEISKYCMRAAVAEWATPSQDNKPARYSTGLIGFAVLAALIGTQAMHYTGLIDLSQSIYWSVPIRPLSLIVGGLLFGIGMVLTGGCVSRLLVLAASGNARAVVTLLVTGIAAYATLRGILALPRIELENLIASEVTPSALFADNESLITVFFGLVMALAIGVILSTRGRGFGRAALPGIAIGLLVVLGWFITGVVGLDDFEPTQLTSLSFVAPIAESVQYLMIFTGDTIRFSIALVGGVLVGAFVSAAISGRFRFQGFVNERSVLRYLSGAVLMGFGGVTALGCTVGQGVTGLSTVAPSSLISLAAILVGSFATMKLQASRRPQGDALSKLIPAE, translated from the coding sequence ATGTTCGACCTTTTGGAAAATTTGCGTGAAACCTATGAGACGGCAACACTGGTGGTGTTTGCCGCTTTTGGGCTTGGCATTCTGTTTGGTATCATTGCGGAAATCAGCAAATACTGCATGCGTGCGGCAGTTGCTGAATGGGCAACACCATCACAAGACAATAAGCCAGCCAGATATAGCACAGGCTTGATCGGATTTGCCGTTCTCGCGGCGCTCATCGGCACACAGGCCATGCATTACACCGGCCTTATCGACTTGTCGCAAAGCATTTACTGGTCTGTCCCCATCCGCCCATTGTCCCTCATCGTTGGCGGCCTGCTGTTCGGCATTGGCATGGTGCTCACAGGTGGCTGTGTCAGCCGCCTTCTGGTACTGGCAGCTTCTGGAAATGCCCGCGCTGTCGTGACGCTTCTGGTTACCGGCATTGCGGCCTACGCAACCTTGCGCGGCATTTTGGCTTTGCCAAGAATTGAACTGGAAAACCTCATCGCAAGTGAGGTCACTCCATCTGCCCTGTTTGCAGATAATGAAAGCCTCATCACTGTATTTTTCGGCCTCGTAATGGCGCTGGCAATTGGTGTCATTCTCAGCACCAGAGGGCGCGGCTTTGGACGCGCAGCGCTGCCAGGCATTGCCATTGGTCTGCTGGTGGTTCTGGGATGGTTCATTACAGGTGTTGTGGGGCTGGACGATTTTGAACCGACCCAACTGACATCACTCAGCTTTGTCGCGCCAATTGCGGAAAGCGTGCAATATCTGATGATCTTCACCGGCGACACAATACGCTTTTCAATTGCATTGGTTGGTGGCGTTTTGGTAGGTGCTTTTGTCAGCGCGGCCATATCCGGCCGCTTCCGCTTTCAGGGCTTTGTCAATGAGCGCTCCGTGTTGCGCTACCTCAGCGGTGCGGTGCTGATGGGTTTCGGCGGAGTGACTGCGCTGGGCTGCACAGTTGGCCAAGGCGTAACAGGCCTTTCAACCGTCGCACCATCATCGCTGATTTCACTTGCTGCCATTCTGGTGGGAAGCTTTGCCACGATGAAACTGCAGGCTTCGCGCCGCCCGCAGGGCGACGCGCTTTCAAAGCTTATTCCGGCGGAGTAG
- a CDS encoding aspartate/glutamate racemase family protein, with amino-acid sequence MTQNTGAQIGLLMLESRFPRFKGDIGHPDTFDPPALVATIRNATPRRVVEDQATGLVQNFANAAIKLEQAGASLITTSCGFLVLHQKTLEAAVTVPLVSSALLAVPIAAEQLRPNGLRPAILTISSENLTDAHLQAAGCPLETPIGAPDPKGHFCTRILGNHETMDKDIARQEVITAATHLMNRHTGIGALVLECTNMPPYAADLARLLKIPILSLSGLLPLCQTGLSFEAATRKALAM; translated from the coding sequence ATGACACAGAACACGGGGGCACAAATTGGCCTGCTTATGCTGGAAAGTCGCTTCCCCCGGTTCAAGGGAGATATCGGCCACCCGGACACGTTCGATCCGCCCGCTTTGGTGGCAACCATTCGCAATGCAACACCCAGGCGCGTGGTTGAGGATCAGGCTACTGGTCTGGTCCAGAACTTTGCCAATGCCGCAATCAAACTGGAACAGGCCGGTGCAAGCCTCATTACAACCAGCTGCGGTTTTCTTGTGCTCCACCAGAAAACACTGGAAGCCGCCGTCACCGTGCCACTTGTCAGTTCCGCGCTGCTGGCCGTTCCCATTGCCGCTGAGCAACTCCGTCCAAATGGTTTGCGACCGGCCATTTTGACAATTTCGTCTGAAAACCTGACCGACGCACATCTGCAGGCGGCTGGTTGTCCATTGGAAACGCCCATTGGAGCCCCGGATCCGAAGGGGCATTTCTGCACGCGAATTCTGGGCAATCATGAAACCATGGATAAAGACATCGCCAGACAGGAAGTCATCACCGCCGCGACACATCTCATGAACAGGCACACAGGCATCGGCGCGTTGGTGCTGGAATGCACCAATATGCCGCCTTATGCGGCAGATCTGGCACGGCTGCTCAAAATACCCATCCTGTCCCTATCCGGCCTGTTACCGCTCTGCCAGACCGGGTTGAGCTTCGAAGCCGCAACGCGCAAAGCGCTGGCGATGTAA
- a CDS encoding HugZ family protein, whose protein sequence is MAEPKSPIRETDDEARALGRRLLAEASFAALATLEPGTGCPLASRIAFALDVDGRPISLMSTLAYHTKALIENASCSVLVGEPGKGDPLAHPRITLQAKATRLDKASEDHAQTRAQYLKQHPKAALYIDFGDFFLFRFAVENAYLNGGFGKAFVLNAEDLGLVLVDSRNKSENDAEGP, encoded by the coding sequence ATGGCTGAGCCAAAAAGCCCTATCCGGGAAACTGATGATGAGGCGCGCGCACTGGGCAGGCGTTTGTTGGCCGAGGCCAGCTTTGCTGCGCTGGCAACGCTGGAGCCGGGTACCGGTTGCCCTTTGGCCAGTCGCATTGCGTTTGCTCTGGATGTTGATGGTCGGCCAATTTCGCTGATGTCGACGCTGGCCTATCACACAAAAGCGTTGATCGAGAATGCATCCTGTTCTGTGCTGGTGGGCGAGCCGGGCAAGGGCGATCCGCTTGCGCATCCACGCATCACCTTGCAGGCGAAAGCCACACGATTGGACAAGGCGTCCGAGGATCATGCGCAGACACGGGCGCAATATCTGAAACAGCATCCCAAAGCGGCGCTTTATATCGATTTCGGAGATTTTTTTCTGTTCCGGTTCGCCGTGGAAAATGCCTATCTCAATGGTGGTTTCGGCAAGGCTTTTGTTTTGAATGCTGAAGATCTGGGGTTGGTGCTGGTGGATTCTCGGAACAAGTCCGAGAATGACGCCGAGGGGCCTTGA
- a CDS encoding TRAP transporter small permease: protein MAETKHPIRRLLDGLYTGAGMLAAICLFMILVIIVGQMVARWMGTPFPGSAEYAGYFMAASSFLAFAYALNKGAHIRVSLFLSALGRYRHWGEVWCMAIATAATCYLAWYAIRGVSLSIKFNDISQGQDATPLWIPQSVVAFGAVLLAICFIDNLVTLLISRRDNIRADALAGD from the coding sequence ATGGCTGAGACGAAACACCCAATAAGGCGTCTGCTGGATGGCCTTTATACCGGGGCCGGAATGCTGGCTGCTATATGCCTGTTCATGATTCTGGTTATCATCGTTGGGCAAATGGTGGCACGCTGGATGGGCACCCCCTTCCCCGGCTCGGCGGAATATGCCGGCTATTTCATGGCGGCCTCGTCGTTTCTGGCCTTTGCCTATGCGCTCAACAAGGGCGCGCATATTCGGGTCAGCCTGTTTCTCAGCGCGCTGGGGCGTTACCGCCATTGGGGCGAAGTGTGGTGCATGGCCATTGCCACTGCGGCCACCTGCTATCTGGCCTGGTACGCCATTCGCGGCGTCAGCCTGTCGATCAAATTCAACGATATCAGTCAGGGGCAGGACGCAACGCCCCTATGGATCCCGCAAAGTGTTGTCGCCTTTGGCGCCGTGCTGCTGGCAATCTGCTTCATTGATAATCTGGTCACCCTGCTGATCAGCCGCCGCGATAACATTCGCGCCGACGCATTGGCGGGGGACTAG
- a CDS encoding MBL fold metallo-hydrolase: MTLDRRKFLAGASLMGAAATLGLNRPAFAASEKMLGNGKITILSDGHMSFPTDFMYPDVADDAMNALLTDHNLPTDRLEPPCNLTLYQTGDRTILFDVGGGSQFLPTTGQLPDALDAIGLSPEDITDVIFTHAHPDHLWGLLDDFDDLLFPEANYYISEPEWAFWTDPETVNNVREDQQGLAVGSKRRLEILSDQITLFKPESEMLSGIYAHDTSGHTPGHCSFEIRNGSDQLLVLGDALAHPFISFEHPEWPFGQDISTERSIITRKRLLDFLATRQMELIGYHLPHPGFGRAERHDSAYRFVAT; the protein is encoded by the coding sequence ATGACCTTGGATCGCCGCAAATTTCTCGCCGGAGCCAGCCTGATGGGTGCAGCCGCCACATTGGGTCTTAACCGCCCGGCCTTTGCCGCCAGCGAAAAAATGTTGGGCAATGGCAAAATTACCATTCTCAGCGATGGCCATATGAGCTTCCCAACCGACTTCATGTATCCCGACGTGGCCGATGACGCCATGAACGCGCTTCTGACCGATCACAATTTGCCCACAGACCGGCTGGAACCGCCCTGCAATCTAACGCTCTATCAAACCGGTGACCGCACCATCTTGTTCGATGTCGGCGGCGGCAGTCAGTTTCTGCCGACCACCGGCCAATTGCCGGATGCTCTGGATGCCATTGGCCTCAGTCCTGAAGACATAACAGATGTCATTTTCACCCATGCCCACCCTGATCATCTTTGGGGATTGCTGGATGATTTTGACGATCTGCTTTTCCCGGAGGCCAACTACTACATATCGGAGCCGGAATGGGCTTTCTGGACTGATCCGGAAACTGTCAATAATGTGCGCGAGGACCAGCAGGGATTGGCCGTCGGCTCCAAGCGCCGTTTGGAAATCTTGTCGGATCAAATCACTCTGTTCAAGCCGGAAAGCGAGATGCTCAGTGGCATTTACGCACACGACACATCCGGTCATACACCCGGCCATTGCTCTTTCGAAATCCGGAACGGATCAGACCAATTACTGGTGCTGGGCGATGCGCTGGCCCATCCATTCATTTCCTTTGAGCACCCCGAATGGCCGTTCGGACAGGATATCAGCACTGAGCGCAGCATCATTACAAGAAAGCGCCTGCTGGATTTCCTGGCGACACGGCAAATGGAATTGATCGGTTACCACTTGCCCCACCCGGGCTTTGGTCGGGCAGAGCGGCACGACTCTGCCTATCGTTTCGTGGCGACATGA
- a CDS encoding TRAP transporter substrate-binding protein: protein MSLKTTLTLSAAAIALVGASTAGAYAEKWDMPMAYAASNYHSENGAVFAACVTEATGGDLEIVTHPGGSLYKGGEIKRAVQTGQAPIGERLLSAHANEDPLFGVDSIPFLATSFDDSVALWKAASGAVKEALAKQNLEYVYAVPWPPQGLYAKKEVTAVSDLEGVKFRAYNAATARIAELAGMVPVQIEAAELSQALATGVAEAFVSSGSTGYDRKVWEQLTHFYDVQAWLPRNTVFVNKDAWDALSDANKAAVTECGAQAEAAGLAKAKELTQFYLDGLAENGMEVAAPGDALKAELLGFGETMTQEWLDSAGDAGKAAVDAYKAM, encoded by the coding sequence ATGAGCTTGAAAACAACTTTAACCCTCAGCGCGGCTGCAATCGCGCTTGTCGGTGCCTCCACAGCTGGGGCCTATGCTGAGAAGTGGGATATGCCGATGGCCTATGCCGCATCCAATTATCACTCGGAAAATGGCGCAGTATTTGCTGCTTGTGTAACCGAAGCGACAGGTGGAGATCTTGAGATTGTCACCCATCCTGGTGGCTCGCTCTATAAGGGCGGTGAAATCAAACGTGCAGTACAGACCGGGCAGGCTCCGATAGGCGAGCGGCTGCTGTCGGCTCATGCCAATGAGGACCCGCTGTTTGGCGTTGATTCCATTCCGTTTCTGGCAACGTCTTTTGACGATTCCGTTGCACTTTGGAAAGCAGCTTCCGGCGCTGTAAAAGAAGCGCTTGCAAAGCAGAACCTTGAATATGTTTATGCTGTGCCATGGCCACCTCAGGGCCTTTACGCCAAAAAGGAAGTGACTGCAGTCAGTGATCTGGAAGGCGTCAAATTCCGCGCTTACAATGCCGCGACAGCCCGGATTGCTGAGCTTGCGGGCATGGTGCCAGTCCAGATTGAAGCGGCGGAACTGTCACAAGCTCTGGCAACGGGCGTGGCCGAAGCGTTCGTTTCCTCAGGTTCCACCGGCTATGACCGAAAGGTCTGGGAGCAACTTACCCATTTTTACGATGTGCAGGCCTGGCTTCCACGCAATACTGTGTTCGTTAACAAGGATGCATGGGATGCTTTGAGCGATGCCAATAAGGCTGCTGTTACCGAGTGCGGTGCCCAAGCAGAAGCCGCTGGTCTGGCAAAAGCCAAAGAACTTACGCAGTTCTATCTGGATGGTCTGGCTGAAAACGGCATGGAAGTTGCCGCACCTGGTGACGCACTGAAGGCGGAATTGCTGGGTTTTGGTGAAACCATGACCCAAGAATGGCTGGATTCAGCGGGTGATGCCGGTAAAGCCGCCGTCGACGCTTACAAAGCCATGTAG
- a CDS encoding c-type cytochrome, with the protein MRYLNMARYISVSGLLLFGFVHASSAGDVEYGAYLAAECASCHSAGIAGSDDGRQIPSIAGLEEETFMAVMQGYKSKTLENIAMQTIASGLDEEQLAALAAYFATLPTE; encoded by the coding sequence ATGAGATATCTGAATATGGCCCGATACATTTCAGTTTCGGGCTTGTTGCTGTTTGGTTTTGTTCACGCTTCTTCTGCCGGTGATGTGGAATATGGCGCGTATCTTGCGGCGGAATGTGCGTCCTGCCACAGTGCTGGCATTGCTGGCAGTGATGACGGGCGGCAAATTCCATCCATTGCGGGCCTTGAGGAAGAAACCTTCATGGCGGTGATGCAGGGCTATAAATCGAAAACCCTGGAAAATATTGCCATGCAGACAATTGCAAGCGGCCTGGATGAGGAACAACTGGCGGCGCTTGCTGCTTATTTTGCGACTTTACCAACTGAATGA
- a CDS encoding HlyU family transcriptional regulator, with amino-acid sequence MAGFLKKLFGGGDGGGSGGGSKHEAEPFEDCLIIPSPQSSGGTWRVAGTITKEIDGETLERPFVRADTFNSEDDAVKFTLQKGRQIIEQNGKSLFSDGAKSRPA; translated from the coding sequence ATGGCAGGATTTTTGAAGAAATTGTTTGGCGGCGGCGATGGCGGCGGGTCCGGTGGCGGCAGCAAGCACGAGGCCGAACCGTTTGAGGATTGCCTGATTATTCCATCTCCGCAAAGTTCAGGTGGCACATGGCGGGTTGCCGGCACCATTACCAAAGAGATTGACGGCGAAACGCTAGAGCGTCCCTTTGTGCGGGCCGATACATTCAACAGTGAAGATGATGCAGTGAAGTTTACCCTGCAAAAGGGCCGCCAGATTATTGAACAGAACGGCAAGAGCCTGTTTTCGGACGGGGCGAAATCACGCCCCGCCTGA
- a CDS encoding TRAP transporter large permease: MEFAATGVFLFVLFLLLGSGVWVGLALLGVAFVGMELFTTRPAGDAMMTTIWSASSSWTLTALPMFIWMGEILFRTRLSEDMFKGLSPWMAKLPGGLLHTNIVGCTVFAAVSGSSAATLTTVGKMSIPELRARKYPEKMIIGTLAGAATLGLMIPPSLTLIVYGVTINESITKLFIAGIIPGLILALMFMAYASLYGVFSKDYDPTPEPDMTFIERVKNSRFLIPVILLILLVIGSMYLGYATATEAAAFGVLGSMALATLQGSLNWTSFSQSLLGATRTSAMIALILAGAAFLSLSMGFTGLPRALATFIASLELSRFELLMALLLFYIVIGCFLDGISSVVLTIAVVEPMIRQAGIDVIWFGIFIVVVVEMAQITPPIGFNLFVLQGMTNHEMNYIAKAALPMFGIMVVMVFILILFPDIATWLPENMRQR; this comes from the coding sequence TTGGAATTTGCTGCCACCGGCGTTTTTCTGTTCGTTCTGTTTCTGCTTTTAGGCTCCGGCGTCTGGGTGGGGCTTGCTCTTCTGGGCGTTGCTTTTGTCGGCATGGAACTGTTCACCACCCGCCCGGCAGGCGATGCCATGATGACCACCATCTGGTCCGCCTCCTCATCCTGGACACTGACAGCTCTGCCGATGTTCATATGGATGGGTGAAATATTGTTTCGAACGCGCCTGTCGGAAGATATGTTCAAGGGCCTGTCGCCCTGGATGGCCAAACTGCCCGGCGGTTTGCTGCACACCAATATTGTTGGCTGCACCGTCTTTGCCGCCGTCTCCGGCTCCTCTGCCGCAACCTTGACCACGGTCGGCAAAATGTCGATCCCGGAACTGCGCGCGCGCAAATACCCCGAGAAAATGATCATCGGCACATTGGCCGGGGCTGCCACATTAGGGTTGATGATCCCACCCTCTTTGACCCTCATCGTCTATGGGGTGACGATCAATGAATCCATCACAAAACTGTTCATTGCAGGCATCATTCCGGGCCTCATTCTGGCGCTGATGTTCATGGCCTATGCCAGCCTTTATGGCGTCTTTTCCAAGGATTATGATCCAACGCCCGAGCCGGATATGACCTTTATAGAGCGGGTCAAGAACTCACGGTTTCTGATACCGGTCATCCTGCTCATTCTGCTGGTGATCGGTTCCATGTATCTGGGCTATGCCACCGCCACCGAGGCCGCAGCCTTCGGCGTGCTTGGCTCCATGGCGCTGGCAACATTACAGGGCTCGCTCAACTGGACCAGTTTTAGCCAGAGCCTTTTGGGTGCCACCCGCACATCGGCCATGATTGCGCTTATTCTGGCAGGCGCGGCCTTCCTGTCATTGTCCATGGGCTTTACCGGCCTGCCGCGCGCGCTCGCCACCTTCATTGCATCTTTGGAGCTGTCACGCTTTGAACTGCTGATGGCGCTGCTGCTGTTCTACATTGTCATTGGCTGTTTTCTGGATGGCATTTCCAGCGTGGTGCTGACCATTGCCGTGGTGGAACCGATGATCCGTCAGGCCGGAATTGATGTCATCTGGTTCGGCATCTTCATTGTCGTGGTCGTGGAAATGGCGCAGATCACCCCGCCCATCGGCTTCAATTTATTCGTGCTGCAAGGCATGACCAACCACGAGATGAACTACATAGCCAAAGCCGCCCTGCCCATGTTCGGAATTATGGTGGTGATGGTGTTCATACTGATCCTGTTTCCCGACATTGCCACATGGCTGCCGGAAAACATGCGTCAGCGTTAG
- a CDS encoding YeeE/YedE family protein, which translates to MEELSPGTTAALCGLAGGAVLGFAARWGRFCTLGAIEDKVLAGNGLRLRMWGLAIAIGALATYGLHGSGLIDISRTFYLASPTTLVATLVGSLIFGFGMSLVGTCGFGTLARIGGGDLKSIVTFLVMGITAYATIGGAAAYLRIGLGVPARNVDPSNAGFAFAIEQFIGVPASISGIFLAVLLAGFCLSSKALRQNVRVLFTAALVGLTIAFGWFATGVLAYDPFEAYPLESFTFSAPLGETLIYVMTMTGASLKFGIGAVAGVVVGAAITTLIQRHFRWEVCDDAREMRRQMLGGVLMGFGGVTALGCTVGQGLSAASALAYSAPIALVGMYLGAWIGLHALVHGSALEPLKQVWPLGNRQ; encoded by the coding sequence ATGGAGGAGCTGTCGCCGGGCACGACTGCAGCTCTTTGCGGGCTGGCAGGCGGTGCGGTCCTTGGCTTTGCGGCGCGTTGGGGACGGTTTTGCACGCTTGGGGCCATTGAAGACAAAGTGCTTGCCGGAAACGGTCTGCGCTTGCGTATGTGGGGCCTTGCAATTGCCATTGGCGCACTTGCGACCTATGGGCTGCATGGCAGTGGCCTGATTGATATTTCCCGGACATTCTATCTTGCATCACCGACGACTTTGGTTGCCACCCTTGTGGGAAGTCTGATTTTCGGCTTTGGCATGTCACTTGTCGGGACATGTGGATTTGGAACTCTGGCCCGCATTGGCGGCGGAGATTTGAAGTCAATTGTTACTTTTCTTGTGATGGGCATTACCGCCTATGCCACGATAGGTGGCGCGGCGGCCTATCTGCGGATCGGTCTTGGTGTGCCTGCCAGAAATGTTGACCCGAGCAATGCCGGTTTTGCATTTGCAATTGAACAATTCATTGGCGTTCCAGCCAGCATTTCTGGCATTTTTCTGGCCGTCTTGCTCGCCGGGTTTTGTCTGTCTTCCAAAGCGCTGCGGCAGAATGTCAGGGTGCTTTTCACGGCTGCGCTGGTGGGGCTGACCATTGCCTTTGGCTGGTTTGCCACAGGCGTATTGGCGTATGATCCGTTTGAAGCTTACCCTCTTGAATCATTTACGTTTTCTGCGCCATTGGGCGAAACTCTGATCTATGTGATGACAATGACGGGCGCGAGTTTGAAATTTGGCATCGGTGCCGTTGCTGGTGTCGTTGTCGGAGCTGCAATTACTACCCTCATCCAACGGCATTTTCGCTGGGAAGTGTGCGATGACGCCCGTGAAATGCGTCGGCAAATGTTGGGTGGTGTTCTCATGGGGTTTGGTGGCGTTACCGCGCTGGGCTGCACAGTGGGGCAGGGCCTTTCAGCAGCGTCAGCATTGGCCTATTCCGCACCGATAGCCTTGGTGGGGATGTATCTGGGCGCGTGGATTGGCCTGCATGCGCTGGTTCATGGCTCCGCGCTTGAGCCTTTGAAACAGGTCTGGCCGTTGGGGAACCGTCAATGA
- a CDS encoding ornithine cyclodeaminase family protein — translation MQILTADMLEASIDWPSLIAALRHGHTLPKALVDDTLLEQAGRKYLVRSAWIEGLGACTKAVTIYPDNPSQSSALPSVQGQVIMFDEATGAPIGLIDGPAETRLKTAADSALGSTLLSRENSKTLLMVGAGNMAGPLIEAHLAARPALEKVLIWNRTIQRATTLATELQSRTGIAVESVSDLDAALPEADIICSATMSEEPIIKGALLSEGTHLDLVGAFAPAMREADDVALTRARLFADSFDTTLDHIGEYKIPLQSGIIQREDVLADLYALVAGAEGRVSDADITLFKNGGGAHLDLMISHHLANR, via the coding sequence ATGCAAATCCTCACCGCAGATATGCTGGAAGCTTCCATCGACTGGCCATCATTGATCGCTGCATTGCGTCATGGCCATACACTGCCAAAAGCGCTGGTGGATGATACGCTTCTGGAACAGGCCGGCCGGAAATATCTGGTGCGTTCTGCGTGGATTGAGGGGCTGGGAGCCTGTACCAAAGCGGTTACAATCTACCCCGATAATCCGTCGCAAAGCTCGGCTCTGCCATCGGTGCAGGGACAAGTTATCATGTTTGATGAGGCAACCGGCGCACCTATTGGGCTGATTGATGGCCCGGCAGAGACACGCCTGAAAACTGCCGCTGACAGCGCGCTTGGTAGCACATTGCTGTCACGTGAGAACTCCAAAACCCTGCTCATGGTGGGCGCTGGCAATATGGCAGGGCCGTTGATTGAAGCGCATTTAGCGGCGCGACCTGCGCTGGAAAAAGTGCTGATCTGGAACCGAACAATACAGCGGGCCACAACGCTTGCAACAGAGTTGCAAAGCCGGACTGGTATCGCCGTGGAATCCGTTTCCGATCTGGACGCGGCTCTTCCCGAAGCGGATATTATCTGCAGCGCGACGATGAGCGAAGAGCCCATTATCAAAGGGGCTTTGCTGTCAGAAGGAACGCATCTGGACCTTGTGGGAGCCTTTGCGCCTGCCATGCGCGAGGCGGATGATGTGGCACTGACACGAGCGCGTTTGTTTGCTGACAGCTTTGACACGACGCTGGATCACATTGGCGAATATAAAATCCCACTGCAAAGCGGCATTATTCAGCGCGAGGATGTGCTGGCGGATTTATATGCGCTTGTAGCCGGTGCTGAGGGGCGCGTTTCCGATGCGGATATCACCCTGTTCAAAAATGGCGGTGGTGCGCATCTGGATTTGATGATCTCACATCATCTGGCCAACCGGTAA
- a CDS encoding NAD(P)/FAD-dependent oxidoreductase: MSISSKLSRRKFNTLLGAASLSTLATPNIAFGAKPKVVVVGGGAGGATAARYIAKDSNGEIDVTLVEPNKRYYTCFFSNLYLGGFRDFASTGHGYDRLVTEHGINVVHDWAVGVDGAAKTVALGSGASIGYDRLVLSPGIDMKYDSVPGYSVEAQSRVPHGWKSGTQVQIIKAQVEALPEGGTYIMVPPPNPYRCPPGPYERVSMIAHILKQTNPTAKIIVLDPKEKFSKQGLFSEGWEKHYPGMVEWIGSDIHGGILNVDTENMSVETDFDTFEADAMSVIPGQKAGAIAMHAGVTDGDWAPIVPASMQTKADEAIYVLGDASVASAMPKSGFSANSQAKVAANHIRAELTDSRMFEARFANTCWSLIAPNDGVKVGARYQAGAESIESVESFISQTGESDELRRTTYEESESWYEAMTDDLFG, encoded by the coding sequence ATGTCCATTTCATCAAAACTTTCCAGGCGGAAGTTTAATACGCTTTTGGGAGCAGCGTCATTGAGCACTCTGGCCACGCCGAACATTGCCTTCGGAGCAAAGCCCAAAGTGGTGGTTGTTGGTGGCGGTGCCGGTGGTGCGACGGCCGCACGCTATATTGCCAAGGATTCAAACGGTGAGATTGACGTGACGCTGGTTGAGCCCAACAAACGCTATTACACATGCTTCTTTTCAAATCTTTATCTGGGCGGCTTTCGTGATTTTGCCTCCACCGGGCATGGCTATGACAGGCTGGTGACCGAACATGGCATCAATGTCGTGCATGACTGGGCTGTAGGGGTGGATGGTGCTGCGAAAACCGTAGCGCTGGGGTCCGGAGCCAGTATTGGCTATGACAGACTGGTGCTGTCGCCCGGTATCGACATGAAATATGACAGCGTTCCGGGTTATTCGGTTGAGGCGCAAAGCCGCGTGCCTCATGGCTGGAAATCGGGGACCCAGGTTCAAATCATCAAAGCGCAGGTTGAGGCATTGCCTGAGGGTGGAACCTACATCATGGTGCCGCCACCAAATCCCTATCGATGCCCTCCCGGTCCTTATGAGCGCGTCTCCATGATCGCCCATATTCTCAAACAGACAAACCCGACTGCAAAAATCATTGTACTGGATCCCAAAGAGAAGTTTTCAAAGCAGGGCCTGTTTTCTGAAGGGTGGGAGAAACACTATCCGGGGATGGTGGAGTGGATTGGGTCAGATATTCATGGTGGTATCCTAAATGTTGATACCGAGAACATGTCTGTCGAGACCGATTTTGACACGTTTGAAGCAGATGCAATGAGTGTGATTCCGGGGCAAAAGGCTGGCGCGATTGCCATGCATGCTGGTGTGACGGATGGTGACTGGGCACCGATTGTGCCGGCATCGATGCAAACGAAAGCCGATGAGGCGATTTATGTTCTTGGGGATGCGTCTGTTGCATCTGCCATGCCGAAATCGGGTTTCTCCGCCAACAGTCAGGCCAAGGTGGCAGCCAATCATATTCGGGCAGAGCTTACCGACAGCCGTATGTTTGAAGCCCGTTTTGCCAATACATGCTGGAGCCTGATTGCGCCCAATGATGGCGTGAAGGTTGGTGCGCGGTATCAGGCAGGAGCTGAATCAATTGAAAGTGTTGAAAGCTTTATCTCACAAACCGGTGAAAGTGATGAGCTTCGCAGGACAACTTATGAGGAATCTGAAAGCTGGTATGAAGCGATGACCGATGATTTGTTCGGATAG
- a CDS encoding GNAT family N-acetyltransferase, with translation MVACGGWTLAVPGSTKVQDANIAHIRHVATHPDHVRKGLAKAIMAHCFEEARAIGVTQFSCFSSLAAVTFYESVGFIAGEQQTVSFAPDLPFPMIVMTLEF, from the coding sequence ATCGTCGCCTGTGGCGGCTGGACCCTTGCGGTTCCGGGCAGCACGAAAGTGCAGGATGCCAACATTGCTCATATCCGCCATGTTGCAACCCACCCGGATCATGTGAGAAAGGGATTGGCCAAAGCCATTATGGCCCACTGCTTTGAAGAAGCGCGGGCAATCGGCGTGACCCAATTCAGCTGTTTCTCCAGCCTTGCCGCCGTCACCTTTTACGAAAGTGTGGGTTTTATCGCTGGCGAACAGCAGACCGTTTCCTTTGCGCCCGACCTGCCATTTCCAATGATCGTCATGACGCTGGAATTCTGA